Proteins encoded by one window of Pecten maximus chromosome 15, xPecMax1.1, whole genome shotgun sequence:
- the LOC117343310 gene encoding dentin sialophosphoprotein-like produces the protein MYTDNSDVNTDNSDVNTDDSDVNTDDSDVNTDDSDVNTDDSDVNTDDRDVNTDNSDVNTDDSDVNTDDSDVNTDDSDVNTDNSDVNTDDSDVNTDDSDINTDDCDVNTDDSDVNTDDSVVNTDDSDVNTDNSDVNTDDCDVSTDDSDVNTDDSVVNTDGSDVNTDDSDVNTNHSDVNTDDRDVNTDNSDVNTDDSDVNSDDSDVNTDDSDVNTDDSDVNTDDSDVNTDNSVVNTDNSDVNTDDSDVNTDNSDVNTNHSDVNSDDSVVNTNHSDVNSDDSDGNRDINTNDSDVNTDNSDVNTDDSDVNTDDSDVNTDNSDVNTDDSDVNTDDSDVNTDNSDVNTDDNDVNTNHSEVNSDDSDVNTNNSDVNTDDSDGNRDINTNDSDVNSDDSDGNRDINTNNSDVNTDDSDVNTDCM, from the coding sequence ATGTACACTGACAACAGTGATGTAAACACTGACAACAGTGACGTAAACACTGATGACAGTGACGTAAACACTGATGACAGTGACGTAAACACTGATGACAGTGACGTAAACACTGATGACAGTGACGTAAACACTGACGACCGTGACGTAAACACTGACAACAGTGATGTAAACACTGACGACAGTGACGTAAACACTGATGACAGTGACGTAAACACTGATGACAGTGATGTAAACACTGACAACAGTGACGTAAACACTGATGACAGTGACGTAAACACTGATGACAGTGACATAAACACTGATGACTGTGACGTAAACACTGATGACAGTGACGTAAACACTGATGACAGTGTCGTAAACACTGATGACAGTGACGTAAACACTGACAACAGTGACGTAAACACTGATGACTGTGACGTAAGCACTGATGACAGTGACGTAAACACTGATGACAGTGTCGTAAACACTGATGGCAGTGACGTAAACACTGATGACAGTGACGTAAACACTAACCACAGTGACGTAAACACTGACGACCGTGACGTAAACACTGACAACAGTGATGTAAACACTGACGACAGTGATGTAAACAGTGACGACAGTGACGTAAACACTGATGACAGTGACGTAAACACTGATGACAGTGACGTAAACACTGATGACAGTGACGTaaacactgataacagtgtcGTAAACACTGACAACAGTGACGTAAACACTGATGACAGTGACGTAAACACTGACAACAGTGACGTAAACACTAACCACAGTGACGTAAACAGTGACGACAGTGTCGTAAACACTAACCACAGTGACGTAAACAGTGACGACAGTGATGGTAACAGAGACATAAACACTAACGACAGTGACGTAAACACTGACAACAGTGATGTAAACACTGACGACAGTGACGTAAACACTGACGACAGTGACGTAAACACTGACAACAGTGATGTAAACACTGACGACAGTGACGTAAACACTGACGACAGTGACGTAAACACTGACAACAGTGACGTAAACACTGACGACAATGATGTAAACACTAACCACAGTGAAGTAAACAGTGACGACAGTGACGTAAACACTAACAACAGTGACGTAAACACTGACGACAGTGATGGTAACAGAGACATAAACACTAACGACAGTGACGTAAACAGTGACGACAGTGATGGTAACAGAGACATAAACACTAACAACAGTGACGTAAACACTGACGACAGTGATGTAAACACTGACTGCATGTAG